Proteins encoded together in one Nostoc sp. PCC 7524 window:
- the sufD gene encoding Fe-S cluster assembly protein SufD, translated as MTSKVSPSSIPNSDAVSLTSTLLDRDADLVALLNQVTPPATVGWLQELRDRAANWVRHSTIPTTREEEWRFTDLSALCQVEFNHVETLPATSLDITGLTLPESHYSRLVFVNGVYSPELSAVADLPAGIVVGNLTTLPLTEQERVQQHLAQAEGALEVFTALNTAGISDVAVVLVAKNLVVETPIHLLFITVAGETATISQPRCLVVAESGSQVSVIEDYVTIPQREETVYLTNTVTEIAIADNAHVTHIRVERDSQAAFHIGKTAVTQARYSRYSCHAITLGAKLSRHNLEILQTGEQTETTLNGLTMIAGNQVADTHSAIALNHPYGTSKQLHKCIVGDRAHAVFNGKVFVPKPAQLTDAAQLNRNLLLSSKARVDTKPQLEITADNVKCAHGATVSQLEDDEIFYLQSRGIDANDARKLLVNAFATEIINHIPVASLREQLLNTVTIWKTGSGE; from the coding sequence ATGACGAGTAAAGTTTCTCCTAGTTCTATCCCTAATTCGGATGCCGTCAGTTTGACATCGACTCTGTTAGATCGAGATGCTGATTTAGTGGCTTTGTTAAATCAGGTGACTCCACCAGCAACAGTAGGTTGGTTACAGGAATTACGCGATCGCGCCGCGAATTGGGTACGTCATTCCACTATCCCCACTACCCGCGAGGAAGAATGGCGGTTTACTGATTTGTCGGCGTTATGCCAAGTGGAATTCAATCATGTAGAGACTTTGCCAGCAACGTCTCTAGATATCACTGGATTAACGCTACCAGAATCTCACTACAGCCGATTGGTGTTTGTGAATGGTGTTTACTCGCCGGAATTATCAGCCGTGGCGGATTTACCTGCTGGGATAGTTGTCGGTAATTTAACTACATTACCTTTAACCGAACAAGAACGGGTACAACAACATCTAGCCCAAGCAGAGGGAGCATTAGAAGTATTTACCGCCCTCAACACTGCGGGAATATCTGATGTAGCAGTCGTATTGGTAGCAAAAAACCTAGTCGTTGAGACACCAATTCATCTGTTATTTATTACCGTCGCAGGTGAAACAGCGACAATTTCCCAACCCCGGTGTTTGGTGGTGGCAGAAAGTGGTTCCCAGGTGAGTGTCATTGAAGATTATGTGACTATCCCACAAAGGGAAGAAACGGTTTACCTCACCAACACCGTTACAGAAATAGCGATCGCTGATAATGCTCATGTAACTCATATTAGGGTTGAGCGAGACTCTCAAGCCGCATTTCATATTGGTAAAACTGCCGTCACCCAAGCACGTTACAGCCGCTATAGTTGTCACGCTATCACCTTGGGTGCAAAGCTATCACGGCATAATTTAGAGATTTTGCAAACCGGTGAACAAACTGAAACGACTCTCAACGGTTTGACGATGATTGCAGGCAACCAAGTAGCGGATACCCACAGCGCGATCGCTCTCAATCATCCCTATGGTACAAGCAAGCAATTGCACAAATGTATTGTCGGCGATCGCGCTCACGCAGTCTTTAACGGTAAAGTGTTTGTTCCCAAACCAGCACAACTAACCGACGCAGCACAGTTAAACCGCAACTTGCTGCTATCATCAAAAGCCAGAGTTGATACCAAACCCCAACTAGAAATCACCGCCGACAACGTGAAATGCGCTCACGGTGCAACAGTCAGCCAGTTAGAAGATGATGAAATATTCTATCTGCAAAGCCGGGGTATTGATGCCAATGACGCGCGCAAGTTATTAGTTAACGCTTTCGCCACCGAAATCATCAATCATATCCCAGTAGCTTCATTGCGAGAACAATTATTAAACACCGTCACTATCTGGAAAACAGGGAGTGGGGAGTAG
- a CDS encoding four helix bundle protein, which translates to MSYRNQFIWQRAVQLAINCYKFTRLFPQSELYGLTSQIRRSSVSVASNIAEGYGRRSKPEYIQFLHIALGSLRELDTQLIIAKEVDLADKDLFTPVLNEVEEMQSILVATLNKLKG; encoded by the coding sequence ATGAGTTATAGAAATCAGTTTATCTGGCAAAGGGCAGTTCAACTTGCTATCAATTGTTATAAATTTACCCGCCTATTTCCTCAGTCAGAATTGTACGGTTTAACTAGTCAAATACGCCGTTCATCCGTATCTGTAGCGTCTAATATAGCTGAAGGCTATGGTAGGCGTTCCAAACCAGAATATATCCAGTTTTTACATATTGCGCTAGGTTCTTTGAGAGAACTTGATACGCAATTAATCATTGCCAAAGAAGTAGATTTAGCTGATAAAGACCTTTTCACTCCCGTATTAAATGAAGTTGAGGAAATGCAAAGTATATTAGTTGCTACTTTAAACAAACTCAAGGGTTGA
- a CDS encoding SDR family oxidoreductase — MTSVPNIFLVGASRGVGREIAKHLTVQKLNIKALLRSENARAELETMGIKVVQGDTLNVDDVELAMLTDEPIHAVISTLGGLPTDTEKPDYPGNKNLIDAAIKAGVQKFILVTSIGTGNSVGALSPQALTALQTILIEKDKAEQHLIASGLNYTIIRPGGLKSEPATGNGILTEDTRICGSIHRADVADLVCRCLNSKLTSNKILSAVDKNMGSWQLLVILVGGRQRAEGRRQKLERYN; from the coding sequence ATGACCAGTGTACCAAACATCTTTTTAGTAGGAGCTAGTCGCGGTGTTGGCAGAGAAATTGCTAAACACTTAACAGTGCAAAAGCTCAATATTAAAGCACTTCTGAGAAGTGAAAATGCTCGTGCTGAACTCGAAACAATGGGTATTAAAGTTGTTCAAGGAGATACCTTAAATGTCGATGATGTAGAACTAGCTATGTTAACAGATGAGCCAATTCATGCTGTTATTAGTACCCTTGGAGGGCTGCCGACAGACACAGAAAAACCAGATTATCCAGGTAATAAAAATCTCATTGATGCCGCTATCAAAGCTGGTGTACAAAAATTTATCCTGGTGACTTCTATTGGGACTGGTAATAGTGTCGGTGCGCTATCACCTCAAGCTTTAACCGCATTGCAAACAATTTTAATTGAAAAAGATAAAGCCGAACAACATTTAATTGCTAGCGGACTGAATTACACAATTATTCGTCCTGGTGGACTAAAATCAGAACCAGCCACGGGTAATGGTATTCTAACGGAAGATACACGTATTTGTGGCAGTATTCATCGTGCAGATGTGGCAGATTTGGTTTGTCGTTGCTTAAACTCTAAGCTTACTAGCAATAAAATCTTGTCAGCAGTAGACAAAAATATGGGTTCTTGGCAACTTTTGGTGATCTTGGTTGGGGGAAGGCAGAGGGCAGAAGGCAGAAGGCAGAAGTTAGAAAGATATAATTGA
- a CDS encoding pyridoxal phosphate-dependent aminotransferase encodes MTNLISRMQAVQSPIIPVVGELIKNSPGTISLGQGVVSYSPPPEAIELLPQFLSEPTNNLYKAVEGIPSLLNALTDKLAAFNQILINSRNCIVVTAGSNMAFMNAILAITSPGDEIILNTPYYFNHEMAITMAGCRVVLVETDANYQLIPEAIAQAITPKTRAVVTISPNNPTGVVYPENVLQQVNQICRDRGIYHISDEAYEYFTYDGVKHISPGSFPDSSEYTISLFSLSKAYGFASWRIGYMVIPQHLLVAVKKVQDTILICPPVVSQYAALGALQAKPEYLQANIGAIAQVRQLVLEYLQQLQGLCTITPADGAFYFFLKVHTQMDAFELVKRLIQEHKIAVIPGTTFGMEHGCYLRVAYGALQKDTVQEGMARLVKGTKTILNNKH; translated from the coding sequence ATGACTAATTTAATCTCTCGGATGCAGGCAGTACAGTCGCCAATTATTCCTGTAGTTGGGGAGTTAATTAAAAATTCTCCTGGTACGATTTCTTTAGGACAGGGTGTAGTCTCCTACAGTCCACCACCAGAAGCTATTGAGCTTTTGCCTCAATTTTTATCTGAACCTACTAATAATTTATATAAAGCTGTTGAAGGAATTCCCTCTTTATTAAATGCTTTGACGGATAAATTAGCAGCTTTTAATCAAATTCTAATTAATAGCAGAAATTGTATTGTAGTAACTGCGGGAAGTAATATGGCATTTATGAATGCTATTTTGGCTATCACTTCCCCTGGCGATGAAATTATTTTGAATACACCTTATTACTTCAACCATGAAATGGCTATTACTATGGCTGGTTGTCGTGTGGTGTTAGTCGAAACCGATGCAAATTATCAACTAATTCCAGAGGCGATCGCTCAAGCAATTACACCCAAAACACGGGCAGTTGTGACAATTTCACCGAATAATCCTACAGGTGTGGTTTATCCGGAAAATGTATTACAACAAGTTAATCAAATTTGTCGCGATCGCGGTATTTATCACATTAGTGATGAAGCCTATGAATACTTTACCTATGACGGTGTAAAACATATTTCCCCTGGATCATTTCCGGATAGCAGTGAGTATACTATTTCCCTATTTAGTCTTTCCAAAGCTTACGGTTTTGCTAGTTGGCGGATTGGCTATATGGTGATACCTCAACACCTGCTGGTTGCTGTGAAGAAAGTCCAGGATACAATTTTGATTTGTCCGCCAGTGGTTTCCCAGTATGCAGCCTTGGGAGCATTGCAGGCTAAACCAGAGTATTTACAAGCCAATATTGGTGCGATCGCTCAAGTCAGACAATTGGTTTTAGAATACCTTCAGCAGCTACAAGGATTGTGTACTATTACTCCTGCTGATGGTGCTTTTTATTTTTTCTTGAAAGTGCATACCCAAATGGATGCTTTTGAATTAGTCAAACGGCTGATTCAAGAACATAAAATAGCAGTTATTCCAGGTACAACCTTTGGCATGGAACATGGTTGCTATTTACGAGTTGCTTATGGTGCATTGCAAAAAGATACAGTTCAAGAAGGTATGGCAAGATTAGTCAAAGGGACAAAAACAATTTTAAACAATAAACATTAA
- a CDS encoding ISL3 family transposase, producing the protein MSVLSYLLPDSANLKLENCILDEIKTQIKLIVSAINRVVNCPVCNQPTHKIHSRYERKLADLPWADYSITLQLRVRKFFCLNKLCKRRIFAERLTNVTAPWARRTLRLAQRLSAIGLANGGAAGVRLSQDLGIKVSRNTLLNLVRSIPLPPIVTPHTLGVDDFCFRKCKTYGTALIDLERRRPIALLKDAKAETLAEWLKAHPGVKVVSRDRSKTYESGIRQGAPEAIQVADRFHLLQNLSQTLYQVFGNHAKTLKEVEKQVFNTDTKVHLEVETANNLSMIAETNKSPVVPRFPQNTSLKRKVQSAKARDRRREIHEQVWRLRSIGLSGLAIAQELGVSKTTVFNYLRSSTFTERRERSDHGLSLLNPYHDYLLSRWNSGNHNTQELFEEIRTCGYTGSYATVARFTRYLKTLPGFEPAKGSRKNASPRVSSCAHRPLTPSRVTALVLRRPELIQPNEREVIAQLQKAHSDLKSAIELAQQFASLVRQRLPEQLDAWLNKAKNSLVSLLRSFAVSLESDYDAVKAGVTMSVSNGPVEGHINRLKMLKRQMYGRAKIDLLERRFLLAI; encoded by the coding sequence ATGTCAGTGCTAAGTTATCTATTACCAGATTCAGCAAACCTGAAACTTGAAAATTGCATTCTTGACGAGATAAAAACTCAGATAAAGTTGATTGTTTCTGCTATCAATAGAGTAGTTAATTGTCCAGTTTGTAACCAACCAACTCATAAAATTCATAGTCGCTATGAGCGAAAGTTAGCAGATTTACCCTGGGCTGATTACAGCATTACTTTACAGTTAAGGGTGCGGAAGTTTTTTTGCCTTAATAAATTGTGTAAACGGCGCATTTTTGCAGAAAGGCTGACCAATGTTACCGCACCTTGGGCGAGAAGAACTCTACGTTTAGCTCAAAGACTGAGTGCGATTGGTTTAGCTAATGGTGGTGCAGCAGGGGTAAGACTCTCACAGGACTTGGGGATAAAAGTTTCTCGCAACACGCTATTAAATTTAGTCCGCTCAATTCCACTACCACCCATCGTAACGCCACATACTCTTGGGGTAGACGACTTTTGTTTTCGTAAATGTAAAACTTACGGCACAGCACTAATTGATCTCGAACGCAGACGACCAATTGCTCTACTCAAAGATGCAAAGGCTGAAACTTTGGCAGAATGGTTAAAAGCTCACCCTGGTGTCAAAGTCGTCTCACGAGATCGGTCAAAAACTTATGAAAGTGGTATTCGCCAAGGTGCGCCAGAAGCCATTCAAGTTGCAGACCGCTTTCATCTATTGCAGAACTTATCTCAAACGCTTTATCAAGTCTTTGGTAATCACGCCAAAACACTAAAAGAAGTGGAAAAACAAGTCTTTAATACTGATACTAAAGTGCATTTAGAGGTGGAAACAGCAAACAACCTTTCCATGATTGCTGAGACTAATAAGAGTCCAGTTGTGCCAAGGTTTCCCCAAAACACATCTTTAAAAAGAAAAGTTCAATCCGCCAAAGCACGGGATAGACGCAGAGAAATCCATGAGCAAGTTTGGAGACTGCGGTCTATTGGCTTATCAGGGCTAGCAATCGCTCAAGAGCTGGGAGTTTCTAAAACTACCGTATTCAATTACTTGCGTAGCTCAACTTTTACCGAACGTCGTGAACGTAGCGACCACGGTCTGAGTCTTCTCAACCCTTATCATGATTACCTCCTCAGTCGCTGGAATAGCGGGAACCACAACACCCAAGAACTGTTTGAAGAAATTCGCACCTGCGGCTATACCGGTAGTTATGCCACGGTCGCTCGCTTCACTCGTTATCTCAAGACCTTGCCCGGATTTGAGCCAGCAAAAGGTTCAAGAAAAAACGCTTCCCCCAGGGTTAGCTCTTGCGCCCATCGTCCTCTCACCCCCAGTCGCGTCACAGCTTTAGTCTTGCGACGACCAGAATTAATACAGCCTAATGAGCGTGAAGTCATCGCTCAACTACAAAAAGCCCATTCGGATTTGAAGTCAGCTATTGAACTAGCACAACAGTTTGCATCTCTTGTGCGTCAACGCCTGCCTGAGCAGCTCGATGCTTGGTTAAACAAAGCTAAAAACAGCTTGGTTTCTTTGTTGCGCTCCTTTGCTGTTAGTTTAGAGTCTGACTACGATGCTGTGAAAGCAGGTGTAACTATGTCAGTTAGTAATGGCCCAGTTGAAGGGCATATTAATCGACTGAAAATGTTAAAACGGCAGATGTATGGTCGCGCCAAGATAGACTTACTAGAACGACGATTTCTGTTGGCTATTTGA
- a CDS encoding cysteine desulfurase: protein MTYTPTKTLADKVRADFPLLQQEVNDKPLVYLDNAATSQKPFFVLNALRDYYEEYNANVHRGAHTLSAKATDAYEGARDKIAKFINAASRQEIVYTRNASEAINLVAYSWGMNNLKAGDEIILSVMEHHSNIVPWQLVAQKTGAVLKFVELTPEETFDLEQFKQLISDKTKLVSIVHVSNTLGCINPVAEIAKIAHRYGAKFLLDACQSVPHMPVDVQQIDCDWLVASGHKMCATTGIGFLYGKLELLEAMPPFFGGGEMIAEVYLDHSTYAELPHKFEAGTPAIGEAIALGAAIDYLTNIGMDKIHAYEAELTAYLFQELAKVPQVRIYGPKPNAQGEGRAALAAFTVEGVHANDLSTLLDQEGVAIRSGHHCTQPLHRHLGLPATARASLSFYNTREEIDVFIKALKETIDFFAGIFG, encoded by the coding sequence ATGACTTACACTCCTACCAAAACCCTAGCTGATAAAGTCCGTGCTGATTTCCCGCTATTACAGCAGGAAGTCAACGATAAACCTTTGGTTTATTTAGACAATGCGGCGACATCCCAAAAACCATTCTTCGTCTTAAATGCACTCAGGGATTACTACGAAGAATATAACGCCAACGTGCATCGGGGAGCGCATACCCTCAGTGCAAAAGCTACTGATGCTTATGAAGGCGCACGGGATAAAATTGCTAAATTTATTAACGCAGCCTCTCGCCAAGAAATTGTCTACACCCGCAACGCCAGCGAAGCCATTAACCTCGTAGCTTATAGCTGGGGGATGAACAATTTAAAAGCTGGGGACGAAATTATTCTGTCGGTGATGGAACACCACAGTAATATTGTGCCTTGGCAACTTGTGGCGCAGAAAACTGGTGCAGTTCTCAAATTTGTGGAATTAACACCAGAAGAAACCTTTGATTTAGAACAGTTTAAACAACTGATTTCTGATAAAACTAAATTAGTTTCTATAGTTCATGTTTCTAATACACTGGGTTGTATCAATCCAGTGGCAGAGATTGCAAAGATTGCTCACAGATACGGCGCGAAATTCTTACTTGATGCTTGTCAAAGTGTTCCCCATATGCCTGTTGATGTCCAACAAATCGACTGTGATTGGTTGGTAGCATCTGGACATAAAATGTGTGCGACCACCGGTATAGGTTTTCTATATGGTAAGTTGGAATTACTAGAAGCAATGCCACCATTTTTTGGTGGTGGTGAAATGATTGCTGAAGTGTATTTAGATCATTCCACCTACGCCGAATTACCCCATAAATTTGAAGCGGGGACACCAGCAATTGGGGAAGCGATCGCACTGGGTGCAGCCATAGATTATCTGACTAATATAGGTATGGATAAAATCCACGCCTATGAAGCAGAATTAACAGCTTATTTGTTCCAAGAATTAGCTAAAGTCCCCCAAGTGAGAATCTACGGGCCAAAACCCAATGCTCAAGGTGAAGGGAGAGCCGCTTTAGCAGCATTCACTGTTGAAGGTGTCCACGCTAACGACTTATCTACATTATTAGATCAAGAAGGCGTAGCCATCCGTTCTGGACATCACTGTACACAACCATTACACCGTCACCTGGGTTTACCAGCCACCGCACGAGCCAGTTTATCTTTCTACAATACCCGCGAAGAAATTGATGTTTTCATCAAAGCACTCAAGGAAACCATTGACTTTTTTGCTGGAATTTTCGGTTAA
- the sufC gene encoding Fe-S cluster assembly ATPase SufC: MIVENSDVILSVKDLTAEVDGTPILKGVNLEVRAGEVHAIMGPNGSGKSTFSKVLSGHPAYTVTGGEVIFQGQNLLEMEPEERARAGVFLAFQYPLEIPGVSNLDFLRVAYNSRRKAQGLEELDAFDFDDLIEEKLEVVKMNPAFLSRSLNEGFSGGEKKRNEILQMALLEPQLAILDETDSGLDIDALKIVAHGVNQLTSPENATIMITHYQRLLDYIVPDFVHVMARGHIITSGGKELALELESRGYDWLLEETAVEVGV, translated from the coding sequence ATGATTGTTGAAAATAGTGATGTGATTTTGTCGGTAAAAGATTTGACGGCAGAAGTTGATGGTACGCCGATTCTTAAGGGTGTAAATTTGGAAGTTCGCGCTGGTGAAGTTCATGCGATCATGGGGCCGAATGGTTCTGGTAAGAGTACCTTTTCTAAGGTGTTATCAGGACATCCAGCTTATACTGTGACTGGTGGTGAGGTGATTTTCCAGGGGCAGAATTTACTGGAAATGGAACCAGAAGAACGGGCTAGGGCTGGTGTGTTTTTGGCGTTCCAATATCCTCTGGAAATTCCTGGAGTGAGCAATTTGGATTTCTTGCGGGTAGCTTATAATTCTCGCCGCAAAGCCCAAGGTTTGGAAGAGTTAGATGCTTTTGATTTTGATGATTTGATTGAGGAAAAGTTGGAAGTGGTGAAAATGAATCCTGCTTTCCTCAGTCGCAGTCTGAACGAAGGGTTTTCTGGCGGTGAGAAAAAGCGCAACGAAATTCTGCAAATGGCGCTGCTAGAACCACAGTTAGCTATTTTGGATGAAACAGATTCTGGCTTAGATATCGATGCTTTGAAAATTGTGGCTCACGGTGTGAATCAACTCACCAGCCCCGAAAATGCCACGATTATGATTACCCACTACCAACGGTTACTTGATTATATTGTTCCTGACTTTGTACACGTTATGGCGCGGGGACACATTATTACCAGTGGTGGTAAGGAATTGGCACTGGAATTAGAATCTCGCGGTTATGACTGGCTGTTGGAAGAAACTGCGGTTGAGGTGGGTGTGTAA
- a CDS encoding Uma2 family endonuclease, with product MLIQSTPAEQRTVLHNVSWETFEALLRDTGEDRDSRFAYDCGTLEIMTPLFEHENPKIQFDRLIFALVEELNLEVKSAGSTTLKLPLAKRGIEPDNCYYIQNEFRVRGKEQLNLETDPPPDLAIEIDITSSSVNKFNIYSALGIAELWRYDGHNLKFYQLVNGQYIEHEFSLAFPVVSASEMSRFMQQSKSMTETALIKYFRTWVRNNI from the coding sequence ATGCTCATACAGTCAACCCCTGCCGAACAAAGAACAGTTTTACATAACGTTAGCTGGGAAACCTTTGAAGCCTTGCTCAGAGATACAGGCGAGGATAGAGATTCTAGGTTTGCGTATGACTGCGGCACTTTAGAAATTATGACCCCACTTTTTGAACACGAAAACCCTAAAATTCAGTTTGACCGTTTAATATTTGCTCTAGTTGAAGAATTAAACTTAGAAGTAAAAAGTGCTGGCTCTACAACCTTAAAACTCCCATTAGCTAAACGAGGTATAGAACCAGATAACTGTTACTACATCCAAAATGAATTTAGAGTAAGAGGTAAAGAACAATTAAATTTAGAAACAGATCCGCCACCTGATTTAGCCATAGAAATAGACATTACTAGCAGTTCAGTCAACAAATTTAATATTTACTCAGCGTTAGGTATTGCTGAATTGTGGAGATATGACGGACACAACTTAAAATTTTATCAGTTAGTTAACGGTCAGTATATTGAGCATGAATTTAGTCTGGCTTTTCCTGTAGTGTCTGCAAGTGAGATGAGTAGATTTATGCAGCAAAGTAAAAGTATGACTGAAACTGCTTTGATAAAGTATTTTCGGACTTGGGTGAGAAATAATATCTAA
- a CDS encoding Uma2 family endonuclease: protein MLNYNPLHCLPSAEDLPDSDDEPVDNQLQHLIPGLLEAILAWIWSSRMDWFFGVDMGIYYDPEQPPIVPDGFLSLGVERVFDENLRLSYVLWEEKVMPIMALEVVSHRRRGEYTYKKKLYAEMEVLYYVVYNPQRRKKPPLEVYKLVNNEYVLQPGNPVWLPEIGLAIGYEQGTYQGITRDWLYWYDAQGVRYLSPEERAIASEQRAQRLADELRKLGIDPDTLT from the coding sequence ATGCTAAATTACAACCCATTACACTGCTTACCCTCCGCCGAGGATCTACCCGATTCTGACGATGAACCTGTGGATAATCAACTACAACATCTAATTCCTGGGTTACTAGAAGCCATACTAGCTTGGATTTGGTCAAGCCGGATGGATTGGTTTTTTGGGGTTGATATGGGAATTTATTACGATCCCGAACAGCCACCAATTGTCCCCGATGGTTTTTTAAGCTTGGGAGTTGAGCGCGTTTTTGATGAGAACTTACGCCTGAGTTATGTACTGTGGGAAGAAAAAGTCATGCCAATTATGGCTTTAGAGGTTGTTTCTCACAGACGCAGGGGAGAATATACTTACAAAAAGAAACTTTACGCCGAGATGGAGGTTTTATATTATGTGGTTTATAATCCCCAACGGCGGAAAAAACCACCTTTAGAAGTTTATAAGTTAGTCAATAATGAATATGTATTGCAACCGGGAAATCCTGTTTGGTTGCCAGAGATAGGTTTAGCAATTGGTTATGAACAGGGAACTTATCAAGGAATCACAAGGGATTGGTTGTATTGGTATGATGCCCAAGGGGTGAGATATTTGTCACCAGAAGAAAGAGCGATCGCATCTGAACAACGCGCTCAAAGATTAGCAGATGAATTGCGAAAATTAGGAATAGATCCTGATACTTTAACTTGA
- a CDS encoding secondary thiamine-phosphate synthase enzyme YjbQ: MPIFHKLIEIETEPGINIHNITPQIKDFLAATAIKNGQVLVFSRHTTTALTINEDEVRLLEDIKVFLNKLAPESDRYLHNDLHLRIVPEDEPMNAHSHLMAMMLTTSEVIPVIDGVLGLGTWQSVLFFELDGPRKRTVSLQISGE, from the coding sequence ATGCCAATTTTTCATAAATTAATCGAAATCGAAACTGAACCAGGGATTAATATTCATAACATTACGCCTCAAATCAAAGATTTTCTAGCTGCTACTGCAATTAAAAATGGGCAAGTTCTAGTATTTTCTCGACATACTACAACGGCTTTGACAATTAATGAAGATGAAGTCAGACTATTAGAAGATATCAAAGTATTCTTGAACAAACTAGCCCCTGAATCAGATCGTTATTTACATAATGATCTACATTTAAGAATTGTGCCAGAAGATGAACCAATGAATGCTCATTCTCACTTGATGGCAATGATGCTAACTACTAGCGAAGTTATCCCTGTGATTGATGGAGTATTAGGGTTGGGAACTTGGCAATCAGTATTATTTTTTGAGTTAGATGGGCCACGTAAAAGAACTGTGTCCTTACAAATTTCTGGAGAGTAA
- the sufB gene encoding Fe-S cluster assembly protein SufB: MSATVKTLVNQPYKYGFVTDIETDTIPRGLNEDVIRLISAKKNEPEFMLEFRLRAYRQWLKMTEPTWPSVTYPPIDYQDIIYYSAPKQKKEKLNSLEEVDPTLLETFEKLGIPLSEQKRLANVAVDAIFDSVSVATTFKEKLAKDGVIFCSISEALQEHPELIKKYLGSVVPIADNYFAALNAAVFSDGSFVYIPKGVKCPMELSTYFRINSGDTGQFERTLIVAEEGSYVSYLEGCTAPMYDSNQLHAAVVELVALDNAEIKYSTVQNWYAGDANGKGGIYNFVTKRGLCQGVNSKISWTQVETGSAITWKYPSCVLVGDNSVGEFYSVALTNNMQQADTGTKMIHIGKNTRSTIISKGISAGNSSNSYRGLVKINPKAEGARNYSQCDSMLIGDNAHANTFPYIQVQNNTGKVEHEASTSKIGEDQLFYFAQRGISAEDAISMMISGFCKDVFNQLPMEFAVEADKLLSLKLEGSVG, translated from the coding sequence ATGAGTGCTACTGTCAAAACCTTAGTCAACCAGCCCTACAAGTACGGTTTCGTCACTGACATCGAAACCGACACGATTCCGCGTGGACTAAATGAGGATGTTATCCGCTTAATCTCCGCTAAGAAGAATGAACCGGAGTTTATGCTGGAGTTTCGTCTCAGAGCTTACCGCCAGTGGCTCAAAATGACCGAGCCGACTTGGCCTAGCGTTACTTATCCACCTATCGACTATCAGGATATCATCTATTACTCTGCCCCTAAGCAAAAGAAAGAAAAACTCAACAGCTTAGAGGAAGTAGATCCCACCCTCCTAGAAACCTTCGAGAAGCTAGGCATTCCCTTATCGGAACAGAAGCGTCTCGCCAACGTCGCTGTAGACGCAATTTTTGATAGCGTTTCTGTTGCCACCACCTTTAAAGAAAAACTCGCCAAAGACGGCGTGATTTTCTGCTCCATTTCCGAAGCATTGCAAGAACACCCAGAACTGATCAAAAAATATCTGGGTAGTGTTGTTCCCATTGCTGACAACTATTTCGCTGCCCTGAATGCGGCGGTTTTTAGTGATGGTTCTTTTGTCTATATTCCTAAAGGCGTAAAATGCCCAATGGAACTGTCTACCTACTTCCGCATCAATTCCGGTGATACAGGGCAATTTGAGCGGACTTTGATTGTCGCTGAAGAAGGTAGCTACGTTTCCTACTTGGAAGGTTGCACCGCGCCGATGTACGACAGCAACCAACTACACGCCGCAGTCGTGGAACTCGTCGCCCTCGACAACGCTGAGATTAAATACTCCACCGTCCAAAACTGGTACGCTGGTGATGCTAACGGCAAAGGCGGGATTTACAACTTCGTTACCAAGCGCGGTTTGTGTCAAGGTGTGAACTCCAAAATTTCTTGGACACAGGTAGAAACTGGTTCAGCGATTACTTGGAAATATCCTAGCTGCGTGTTAGTCGGTGATAACTCCGTCGGTGAATTCTACTCGGTGGCGTTGACAAACAATATGCAGCAAGCCGACACCGGTACGAAAATGATTCACATCGGGAAAAACACCCGCAGCACAATTATTTCTAAAGGTATCTCCGCAGGTAATTCTAGTAATAGTTACCGGGGTTTGGTGAAAATTAACCCCAAAGCCGAAGGGGCGCGTAACTATTCACAGTGCGACTCCATGTTAATTGGGGATAATGCCCACGCCAATACTTTCCCCTACATTCAAGTGCAGAATAACACCGGGAAAGTAGAACACGAAGCGTCTACTTCCAAAATTGGAGAAGATCAGCTATTTTACTTTGCTCAACGCGGCATTTCCGCCGAAGATGCGATTTCCATGATGATTAGCGGCTTCTGTAAGGATGTCTTTAATCAGCTACCAATGGAATTTGCGGTGGAAGCTGATAAGTTATTGAGCCTGAAATTAGAAGGTAGTGTGGGTTAA